One Solanum pennellii chromosome 10, SPENNV200 genomic region harbors:
- the LOC107001918 gene encoding uncharacterized protein LOC107001918, translated as MPSFINVQDSNESEFPISLKESKRSDILTIPLPMPPSKKFLSNSLPNSTTSSPRFASKKKSKNQPSPLSNNPLARQHSVALANLERLKEDHLRRSKSCGEGRSSAPPDKHVVGLITKVMNNSSNSSVKHVEESKVDKAESIDQKFKCGAMCLFIPGLGKAKQVRARRVEIETEIVHSVSRKVSLEKFECGSWTSSAIINGDENENDDSNLFFDLPIELIQCSDDKDMTCSPVTTGFVFDKEPKGVLKNITTAKTSESTARHVRFSTSSPDPDPDSDSGLPTSCMTPRTRKAREDFNALLEAQCA; from the coding sequence ATGCCTTCATTCATAAATGTTCAAGATTCAAATGAATCTGAGTTCCCCATTTCATTGAAAGAATCAAAAAGATCTGACATTTTAACAATTCCTCTGCCTATGCCACCATCAAAGAAGTTCTTGAGCAACAGCCTTCCAAACTCAACAACTTCATCACCTAGATTTGCATCCAAGAAAAAGTCCAAAAACCAACCTTCTCCTCTCTCCAACAACCCTTTGGCTAGACAACACTCTGTGGCACTGGCAAACCTCGAACGGTTGAAAGAAGACCACTTAAGGAGGAGCAAGTCATGTGGTGAAGGAAGATCAAGCGCGCCACCCGATAAACATGTTGTTGGATTAATCACAAAGGTAATgaataatagtagtaatagtaGTGTTAAACATGTTGAGGAAAGCAAAGTAGATAAAGCAGAATCTATTGATCAAAAGTTCAAATGTGGTGCTATGTGTTTGTTTATTCCTGGTTTAGGAAAAGCAAAACAAGTGAGAGCCAGGAGGGTAGAAATAGAAACTGAAATAGTACACAGTGTATCAAGAAAAGTGTCATTGGAGAAATTTGAATGTGGATCATGGACATCATCAGCTATAATCAATggtgatgaaaatgaaaatgatgattcCAATCTCTTCTTTGATCTACCAATTGAGCTAATCCAATGTAGTGATGATAAGGACATGACTTGTTCACCAGTAACAACTGGATTTGTTTTTGACAAGGAACCAAAAGGGGTCCTAAAGAACATCACCACAGCAAAAACTAGTGAGTCCACAGCGCGCCATGTTCGCTTTTCTACCTCATCCCCTGACCCTGACCCTGACTCTGACTCTGGCTTGCCTACGTCCTGCATGACTCCTCGCACGCGCAAGGCAAGGGAAGATTTCAATGCACTCCTAGAAGCCCAATGTGCATGA